A stretch of Ferribacterium limneticum DNA encodes these proteins:
- a CDS encoding HDOD domain-containing protein, which translates to MSGSSIHFRILEDIARDLSGDVNFPTCLDAAILVRNTLRDPDANLAQVIQAIGIEPLIASKLLRLANSVIHNPQGERISDVGTAIGRLGFDIVRTTSLAVAMDQMLKSRNLSAYDRISHQTWENSVQVAAIARVLARHLGRIHPDEAMLAGLVHNIGVFYLMYRAAEYPEYRDNEPAMLELLAGWHEGVGESLLHILGLPDAITDAVRDQNQLRNIETPCSISDVLHFAKLLADTQPAWQTASHDEQQAAMLEAERARYADLLQEAEDDILELRAALSA; encoded by the coding sequence ATGTCAGGCAGCAGCATTCACTTTCGCATTCTTGAAGACATCGCCCGCGATCTGTCGGGCGATGTCAATTTTCCTACCTGCCTGGATGCCGCCATTCTGGTGCGCAACACCTTAAGGGATCCTGATGCCAACCTGGCGCAGGTCATTCAGGCGATTGGCATCGAACCACTCATTGCCAGCAAATTGCTCCGTCTGGCCAATTCAGTAATCCACAATCCGCAAGGCGAGCGCATCTCAGATGTCGGCACCGCCATTGGCCGATTGGGTTTTGATATTGTCCGGACAACCTCACTGGCTGTCGCGATGGACCAGATGTTGAAATCCAGGAACTTGTCCGCTTATGACAGGATTTCGCATCAGACCTGGGAGAACTCGGTACAGGTTGCGGCGATTGCCCGGGTGCTGGCTCGCCATCTGGGCCGCATTCATCCGGATGAAGCCATGCTGGCCGGACTGGTCCATAACATTGGCGTCTTCTACTTGATGTACCGCGCTGCCGAATATCCGGAATACCGGGATAACGAACCGGCGATGCTCGAACTCCTCGCCGGATGGCACGAAGGCGTGGGCGAAAGCCTGCTGCACATCCTCGGCCTGCCCGACGCGATCACCGATGCGGTTCGTGACCAGAATCAATTGCGCAATATTGAAACCCCTTGCTCGATCAGCGACGTTCTCCATTTTGCCAAGTTACTGGCTGACACCCAGCCAGCCTGGCAAACGGCCAGCCACGATGAGCAGCAGGCAGCAATGCTGGAGGCTGAGCGCGCTCGCTACGCCGACCTGCTGCAAGAAGCCGAGGACGACATTCTCGAACTTCGCGCCGCCCTTTCCGCCTGA
- a CDS encoding CBS domain-containing protein → MKTLKQLLAGRNRPLAVVAPSDTVYHALTVMAQHEVGALLVLDGEQLVGIFSERDYARKIILQGKTSKETLVREIMSDRVAYVTPSATLDECMALMTEKRFRHLPVLDDADGVVGMISIGDMVKETISDQKFLIDQLERYIAG, encoded by the coding sequence ATGAAGACGCTCAAGCAGCTTCTAGCGGGCAGGAATCGCCCACTGGCCGTCGTAGCACCAAGCGATACCGTCTATCACGCGCTGACCGTCATGGCGCAGCACGAGGTTGGAGCACTGCTGGTGCTGGATGGCGAACAACTGGTCGGCATATTTTCCGAACGCGACTACGCCCGCAAGATCATTCTCCAAGGCAAAACATCCAAGGAAACGCTGGTTCGAGAAATCATGAGCGACCGAGTGGCCTACGTCACACCTAGCGCAACACTGGATGAGTGCATGGCGCTGATGACCGAAAAACGCTTCCGCCACCTTCCCGTCCTGGATGATGCTGACGGCGTTGTCGGCATGATTTCCATTGGCGACATGGTCAAGGAAACCATCAGTGATCAGAAGTTCCTGATTGATCAACTGGAACGTTACATTGCAGGGTGA
- a CDS encoding c-type cytochrome, whose translation MIRTAAMAILLATSFITHASEEAKSKADPAKGKVIAETVCVACHGADGNSAASANPHLAGQGEEYLYKQLKNFKAVDGKPAVRNNAIMGGMAAPLSDEDMKNVAAWFASQKLKPAAAKDEKQIALGQKLWRQGDFKKGVPACAGCHGPAGAGLPAQYPRLAGQFPEYTEAQLKSFRVDERANDPEKMMRMIAAKLSDVEIKAVAEYAAGLR comes from the coding sequence ATGATCCGTACAGCGGCAATGGCAATTCTTCTTGCCACCAGTTTTATCACCCATGCTTCGGAAGAAGCCAAGAGCAAGGCCGATCCTGCCAAGGGCAAGGTCATCGCCGAAACCGTCTGTGTCGCCTGCCATGGCGCCGACGGTAACAGCGCAGCCTCAGCCAACCCCCATCTCGCGGGCCAGGGCGAAGAGTACCTTTACAAGCAGCTGAAGAATTTCAAGGCTGTTGACGGCAAGCCGGCAGTTCGCAACAACGCCATCATGGGTGGCATGGCCGCTCCGCTGTCCGACGAAGACATGAAAAACGTTGCTGCCTGGTTCGCCAGCCAGAAGCTGAAGCCGGCAGCAGCCAAGGACGAAAAGCAGATCGCGCTGGGTCAGAAACTTTGGCGCCAGGGCGATTTCAAGAAGGGCGTTCCGGCCTGTGCCGGTTGCCACGGCCCGGCCGGTGCCGGCCTGCCCGCCCAGTACCCGCGTCTGGCTGGCCAGTTCCCGGAATACACTGAAGCTCAGCTGAAGTCCTTCCGTGTAGATGAGCGTGCCAACGACCCGGAAAAGATGATGCGCATGATTGCCGCCAAGCTCTCTGACGTTGAGATCAAGGCTGTCGCCGAATACGCCGCCGGCCTGCGCTAA
- the yihA gene encoding ribosome biogenesis GTP-binding protein YihA/YsxC, with the protein MPLFQKAVFLTTVANLRDLPQDSVREVAFAGRSNAGKSSAINTLAGRVRLAFVSKTPGRTQHLNYFTLDEGKYFVDLPGYGYAKAPEAIRSQWEGLIGPYLSKRDQLAGLVVIMDIRRPMTDLDLRLIDWFRPTGRPIHILLSKSDKLSRQDQTKALRSVKAEVATWGDADLYSVQLFSSLKKAGVEEAERVLASWLEIEIKQKENKGPPDKGGPGAKMP; encoded by the coding sequence ATGCCTCTGTTCCAGAAGGCGGTCTTTTTGACGACCGTCGCCAATCTTCGTGACTTGCCGCAGGATTCTGTCCGCGAAGTCGCCTTTGCCGGTCGTTCCAATGCCGGAAAATCATCAGCAATCAATACCCTGGCTGGCCGGGTTCGGCTTGCGTTTGTCAGCAAGACGCCAGGTCGAACGCAGCACCTCAACTATTTCACACTGGACGAAGGCAAGTATTTTGTCGACTTGCCCGGCTATGGCTACGCCAAAGCGCCGGAAGCGATCCGCTCCCAGTGGGAAGGGTTGATCGGGCCTTACCTTAGCAAGCGCGATCAGTTGGCCGGCCTGGTGGTCATCATGGACATTCGTCGGCCGATGACTGACCTTGATTTGCGCTTGATCGACTGGTTCCGTCCGACCGGGCGACCAATCCATATCCTGCTTTCCAAATCGGACAAGCTGAGCCGTCAGGATCAGACGAAGGCCCTGCGCTCGGTCAAGGCGGAAGTGGCGACCTGGGGCGACGCTGATCTCTACTCGGTCCAGCTTTTTTCCAGTCTGAAAAAGGCCGGGGTGGAGGAGGCTGAACGTGTGCTCGCCAGTTGGCTGGAGATTGAGATCAAGCAGAAGGAAAACAAAGGGCCCCCGGATAAGGGGGGTCCGGGGGCCAAAATGCCCTAA
- the hemB gene encoding porphobilinogen synthase: MRRDDFSRRLMRESVLTADDFIYPVFVLEGEGRVEKISSMPGVERQSLDVLLKTAERAVKLGVPALALFPVVDASLKSLGAEEAFNAHGLVPRVIKALKREFPDLGVITDVALDPYTSHGQDGLIDETGYVLNDETLNVLAKQALCHAEAGAGVVAPSDMMDGRIGRIRAELEAAGQIYTRILAYSAKYASSFYGPFRDAVGSAGNLGKGNKYTYQMDPANTDEALREVALDLEEGADMVMVKPGMPYLDIVRRVKDEFKVPTYAYQVSGEYAMLKAAAQNGWLDEKACVLESLLAFKRAGADGILTYFALDAAEYLASR; this comes from the coding sequence ATGCGGCGTGATGATTTTTCCCGCCGTTTGATGCGGGAGTCGGTTCTGACGGCCGACGACTTTATTTATCCTGTTTTTGTGCTGGAAGGCGAAGGGCGAGTCGAAAAGATTTCCTCAATGCCCGGTGTCGAGCGCCAGTCGCTGGATGTCTTGCTGAAAACGGCCGAGCGTGCAGTGAAGTTGGGCGTACCCGCCTTGGCCTTGTTTCCTGTCGTTGATGCCTCCCTGAAGTCTCTGGGGGCCGAAGAGGCATTCAATGCACACGGTCTGGTGCCACGCGTTATCAAGGCGCTCAAGCGTGAATTTCCGGACCTCGGAGTGATCACCGACGTGGCGCTCGATCCCTATACCAGCCACGGGCAGGATGGCCTGATCGATGAAACCGGTTACGTGCTGAATGACGAAACGCTCAATGTGCTGGCCAAGCAGGCACTTTGCCATGCCGAAGCCGGGGCAGGTGTGGTCGCGCCTTCGGACATGATGGACGGCCGGATTGGCCGTATCCGAGCTGAATTGGAGGCTGCTGGCCAGATTTACACGCGCATCCTGGCTTATTCGGCCAAGTACGCTTCAAGCTTCTACGGCCCGTTCCGTGATGCGGTCGGCTCGGCCGGCAATCTGGGCAAGGGCAATAAATACACTTACCAAATGGACCCGGCGAATACCGACGAGGCCTTGCGCGAAGTGGCGCTCGACCTTGAGGAGGGGGCCGACATGGTCATGGTCAAGCCCGGCATGCCGTATCTGGACATCGTGCGCCGCGTCAAGGACGAGTTCAAGGTGCCGACCTACGCCTATCAGGTCAGTGGCGAATACGCGATGCTCAAGGCGGCCGCGCAGAATGGCTGGCTGGACGAGAAGGCCTGTGTGCTGGAAAGTCTGCTGGCCTTCAAACGGGCTGGCGCCGATGGCATCCTGACTTACTTCGCACTTGATGCGGCGGAATATCTGGCGAGTCGTTAG
- the slmA gene encoding nucleoid occlusion factor SlmA, translating into MATKPGERRLQILQTLAEMLETPKGEKITTAALAAKLECSEAALYRHFASKAQMFEGLIEFIEQSLFSVINQITSEETEGFKQIELIIGLLLRFAQKNRGMTRVLIGDALVNENERLQTRINALLDKVEAAMKQALRIAATQENLKPDADFGALANLLRCYVVGRWEQYARSGFTREPLTQWPQQWPMLYFACLSQSGAPGA; encoded by the coding sequence ATGGCAACAAAACCGGGCGAACGCCGCCTGCAAATCCTGCAGACACTGGCCGAAATGTTGGAAACCCCGAAAGGGGAAAAGATCACCACCGCCGCGCTGGCCGCCAAGCTGGAATGCTCCGAAGCGGCGCTCTACCGCCACTTCGCCAGCAAGGCCCAGATGTTCGAGGGCCTGATCGAATTCATCGAGCAAAGCCTGTTCAGCGTGATCAACCAAATCACTTCCGAGGAAACTGAAGGCTTCAAACAGATCGAACTGATCATCGGCCTGTTGCTGCGCTTCGCCCAGAAGAATCGCGGCATGACTCGCGTGCTGATCGGCGACGCTCTGGTCAATGAAAACGAACGCCTCCAGACCCGCATCAATGCGCTGCTCGACAAGGTCGAGGCCGCCATGAAACAGGCCCTGCGTATTGCCGCGACGCAGGAAAACCTGAAGCCCGATGCCGACTTTGGCGCCCTGGCCAATCTGCTACGCTGCTACGTCGTCGGCCGCTGGGAGCAATATGCGCGCAGTGGCTTCACCCGCGAGCCGCTGACGCAATGGCCACAGCAATGGCCCATGCTCTACTTCGCCTGCCTGTCGCAATCCGGGGCACCGGGCGCCTAA
- a CDS encoding pyrimidine 5'-nucleotidase, translating to MKKPVWLFDLDNTLHNATPHIFPHINRSMREYIERHLGVDEHEATRIRQDYWDRYGATLLGLMRHHGTDPNHFLWETHQFPDLKRMLVFDKPLIQVLRRLPGRKIIFSNAPRHYTEAVLDITGLRGCFDAIYSVENVRFQPKPMLAGFRALLRAERLNPRRCIMIEDTLANLISAKKLGMKTVWVSAGLRQSPFVDLKINSALQLPKRCGRL from the coding sequence GTGAAAAAACCGGTTTGGTTATTCGATCTCGACAACACGCTGCACAACGCGACCCCTCATATCTTTCCCCATATCAACCGCTCGATGCGGGAATACATCGAGCGGCACCTCGGCGTAGACGAGCACGAAGCGACACGTATTCGGCAAGATTACTGGGACCGCTACGGTGCCACGCTGCTCGGCCTGATGCGCCATCATGGCACCGATCCAAATCATTTCCTGTGGGAAACCCACCAGTTTCCTGACCTGAAGCGCATGCTGGTTTTCGACAAGCCCTTGATCCAGGTGCTGCGTCGCCTGCCTGGTCGCAAGATCATCTTCTCGAATGCCCCCCGACATTACACGGAAGCGGTCCTCGACATCACCGGACTGAGAGGCTGCTTTGACGCCATTTACTCGGTAGAGAACGTTCGATTCCAACCCAAGCCAATGCTGGCTGGCTTCCGTGCGCTGCTACGAGCAGAGCGCCTCAACCCGCGCCGCTGCATCATGATCGAAGACACCCTGGCCAATCTGATCAGTGCCAAAAAGCTGGGCATGAAAACTGTGTGGGTGAGTGCTGGCTTACGTCAATCGCCTTTTGTAGACCTCAAGATCAACTCCGCACTGCAGTTACCAAAACGCTGCGGTCGATTATAA
- the argB gene encoding acetylglutamate kinase: MSIEDLSPGTKAAVLAEALPYIKRFHGKTIVVKYGGNAMTDEHLKSCFARDVVLLELVGFNIVVVHGGGPQIENLLARVGKKGEFIQGMRVTDAETMEVVEMVLGGQVNKDIVNLINQHGGKAVGLTGKDGNFIRAKKLMLENKDNPGDLIDVGQVGEIVSIDPTLIDHLDKGSFIPVIAPIGVGKDGETYNINADVVAGKIAEVLKAEKLVLLTNTPGVLDKKGDLITGITPKQIDEMVEDGTLSGGMLPKIGSALDAARNGVKGVHIIDGRVEHALLLEILTDHGVGTMIKSH; this comes from the coding sequence ATGAGCATTGAAGACCTTTCCCCCGGCACCAAGGCCGCCGTTCTGGCCGAAGCCCTGCCTTACATCAAGCGTTTCCACGGCAAGACCATCGTCGTCAAATATGGCGGCAACGCAATGACCGACGAGCACCTGAAGAGCTGCTTTGCCCGCGATGTCGTGCTGCTCGAACTGGTCGGCTTCAACATCGTCGTCGTCCATGGCGGCGGCCCGCAGATCGAAAACCTGCTCGCCCGCGTTGGCAAAAAGGGCGAGTTCATCCAGGGCATGCGGGTGACCGATGCCGAGACCATGGAAGTCGTTGAAATGGTGCTCGGCGGCCAGGTCAACAAGGACATCGTCAACCTGATCAACCAGCACGGCGGCAAGGCGGTCGGCCTGACCGGCAAGGACGGCAATTTCATCCGCGCCAAGAAACTGATGCTGGAAAACAAGGACAACCCGGGCGACCTAATCGACGTCGGCCAGGTCGGCGAAATTGTCTCAATCGATCCCACGCTGATCGACCATCTCGACAAGGGTTCTTTCATTCCGGTCATCGCCCCAATCGGCGTTGGCAAGGACGGAGAAACCTACAACATCAATGCCGACGTTGTTGCTGGCAAAATTGCTGAAGTGCTCAAGGCAGAGAAACTTGTGCTGCTGACCAATACGCCAGGCGTGCTCGACAAAAAGGGTGACCTGATCACCGGCATTACGCCCAAGCAGATCGACGAAATGGTCGAGGATGGCACCTTGTCAGGCGGCATGCTCCCCAAGATTGGCTCTGCACTGGATGCCGCCCGCAATGGCGTCAAAGGCGTTCATATCATCGATGGCCGTGTCGAGCATGCGCTGCTACTGGAAATTCTGACCGACCATGGTGTCGGTACGATGATCAAATCGCACTAA
- a CDS encoding Hsp20/alpha crystallin family protein, protein MANITRVDPFDDIFRGFFVRPVDFNSAQTQPPSIKMDVKEQDDNYLVHAELPGVKKEDIHVVVDGNQVSISAETKQEKEVKEGDRVLRSERYFGKVSRSFQLERDIDDSKAAAKFNDGVLELTLPKRTASPNKRLNID, encoded by the coding sequence ATGGCAAACATCACTCGAGTCGATCCATTCGACGATATTTTCCGCGGCTTTTTCGTTCGCCCTGTTGATTTCAATAGTGCGCAGACCCAGCCGCCATCGATCAAGATGGATGTAAAGGAACAAGACGACAATTATTTGGTTCACGCCGAACTGCCAGGTGTCAAAAAAGAGGACATCCACGTTGTCGTCGACGGCAACCAAGTCTCGATCAGCGCCGAAACCAAGCAGGAAAAGGAAGTCAAGGAAGGGGATCGAGTCCTTCGTTCCGAGCGCTATTTCGGCAAAGTATCCCGCTCCTTCCAGCTTGAGCGGGACATCGACGACAGCAAGGCCGCTGCCAAATTCAACGACGGCGTACTTGAACTGACATTGCCGAAGCGCACCGCCAGTCCGAACAAGCGGCTGAATATCGATTAA
- the nudB gene encoding dihydroneopterin triphosphate diphosphatase, translating into MTGTKQPISVLVVIHTPKLDVLVLERAAHPGFWQSVTGSREGSEALIDTARREVLEETGIGAATEHFVDWSIINTYEIFSEWRHRYPPGITHNTEHVFSLQVPQRIDITTAPDEHRSWQWLPWLQAAELCFSWSNRDAILMLPQRLASRT; encoded by the coding sequence ATGACTGGCACCAAGCAGCCGATCTCGGTTCTGGTGGTCATCCACACCCCGAAACTCGATGTACTCGTTCTGGAAAGAGCGGCGCATCCAGGATTCTGGCAATCGGTCACCGGTAGCCGGGAGGGGAGCGAGGCGCTGATTGATACCGCACGCAGGGAAGTCCTCGAAGAAACGGGAATTGGCGCCGCCACCGAGCATTTCGTCGACTGGTCGATCATCAACACTTACGAAATCTTCAGCGAGTGGCGGCACCGCTACCCCCCGGGCATCACCCATAACACCGAACACGTCTTCAGCCTGCAGGTTCCGCAGCGAATCGACATCACCACAGCCCCGGACGAGCATCGAAGCTGGCAATGGCTTCCCTGGTTGCAAGCGGCCGAACTGTGCTTCTCATGGAGCAACCGGGATGCCATCCTGATGCTTCCACAGCGACTCGCTTCAAGGACTTGA
- a CDS encoding barstar family protein has protein sequence MNDNLLKNADASGVCYLSASRQSAVEAAASRARFCVLTAGITTPSSIEDVLAELGSAFKFPIWYGANLDALCDCLADPDWQPAKGHVLLINGIANLRAADPDGFATLIEVLQTAAEIRRNSHTPFWIFIDAPARGVPALPEA, from the coding sequence ATGAACGATAATCTGCTCAAAAATGCCGATGCTTCAGGCGTGTGTTACCTGAGCGCATCCCGACAATCGGCAGTCGAGGCCGCGGCCTCCCGAGCCCGCTTCTGCGTTCTGACCGCCGGCATTACAACCCCCTCATCAATCGAAGACGTGTTGGCTGAACTGGGGTCTGCATTCAAGTTTCCGATCTGGTATGGCGCCAATCTTGATGCCCTATGCGACTGCCTGGCAGATCCGGATTGGCAGCCGGCAAAAGGGCATGTTCTGTTGATTAACGGGATAGCCAATCTGCGCGCAGCCGACCCCGATGGCTTTGCGACACTGATAGAGGTATTGCAGACAGCCGCAGAAATCCGCCGCAATTCACACACCCCGTTTTGGATATTCATTGATGCCCCTGCACGGGGCGTTCCCGCGCTACCCGAGGCATGA
- a CDS encoding ribonuclease domain-containing protein: MLIFLRFLIVAWLAVGSAFGFSFERSASTDSVASSDLPREARQTLDLIKQGGPFPYERDGITFGNFEKRLPFHPRGYYREYTVKTPSRRDRGPRRIISGQGGEYYYTDDHYRSFRRIRE; encoded by the coding sequence ATGCTGATTTTCCTGCGCTTCCTGATCGTTGCCTGGCTTGCGGTCGGAAGCGCATTTGGTTTCAGCTTTGAACGTAGCGCTTCGACCGATAGCGTGGCAAGTTCGGACTTGCCACGCGAAGCTCGCCAAACACTGGACTTGATCAAGCAAGGGGGACCATTCCCCTACGAGCGCGATGGCATTACTTTCGGCAATTTCGAAAAGCGCCTCCCGTTCCATCCGCGAGGCTACTACCGGGAATACACCGTCAAAACCCCCTCGCGTCGGGATCGCGGCCCACGCCGCATCATTTCCGGACAAGGTGGCGAGTATTACTACACCGACGATCACTACCGCAGCTTTCGGCGAATTCGGGAATAG